Proteins from one Bacteroidota bacterium genomic window:
- a CDS encoding Wzz/FepE/Etk N-terminal domain-containing protein, with product MEYNDEFQQEETIDIKKYLFKILDNWYWFAFSIFIALAVAYILNRYSEPVYTVNSSVIVRDDENTRGLSGSDNLVMKNFDIFQSKKNVQNEIGILQS from the coding sequence ATGGAGTATAATGACGAATTTCAGCAGGAAGAGACCATCGATATTAAAAAGTATCTGTTTAAAATTTTAGATAACTGGTATTGGTTTGCATTTTCAATCTTCATTGCCCTGGCGGTTGCCTATATATTAAATCGTTATTCTGAGCCTGTATATACCGTCAATTCTTCTGTTATTGTACGGGATGATGAAAACACCCGCGGATTATCCGGCTCTGATAATTTAGTAATGAAGAACTTTGATATTTTCCAAAGTAAAAAAAATGTACAAAATGAAATCGGAATTCTGCAGTC